Part of the Virgibacillus necropolis genome, TAATCATGTATTTCGAGTATGGTTTGGAAAATCGCAGCAACTAAAATAGGAGGAGATTTAAATGAGGTTATATACAAAAACGGGTGACAAAGGTCAGACGAGTGTTATTGGCGGCAGAGTAGATAAGGATGATATCCGTGTAGAGGCCTATGGTACAGTCGATGAGGCGAATAGTTTTGTAGGGAAAGCTCGTTCAGAATTAACGGATTCACGCTTTAATGAAGTTCAAGAGGAATTGGAAAAAATCCAACACGAGCTATTTGATTGTGGTGGTGATTTAGCAAATAAAAAATCAAACCGTCCATTTAAGCTTCAAGAAGAAAGTGTGGAATGGCTTGAGCAACGTATGGATGAATACATTAAGCTAACACCAGAACTAGAGCGTTTTATTTTGCCAGGCGGATCACCTGCAGCATCAACGTTACACATAGCTAGAACGATTACCCGTCGTTCGGAACGTCTCGTCGTTTCCTTACAAAAACAGGAAACCATCCATCCTGTCTGCCTCATGTATTTGAACAGATTATCTGATTACTTTTTTGCTTTAGCACGCTATGTAAATATGGTGCAGCAAACAAAAGATGTAGAGTATATCCGCAGTGCGAAAGTTTTCCGTTCCGCAAAGAAAAAATCGGAAGACAAAGCCTGATCTAATGGGACAGCCATTGTGTATTCATGCAGGAGATGGACGTGAACTCGTAATTGCTACTGATAATGCAGGGGGGATCGGCTTAAAGCCAAATGATAATGTTCAGGTAGCCTATCAAACGGTTGCTGAGTCATTATTCCGTGTATCCCTAATGGATTGCTTATCAATAGGGGCGACTCCGTTTGCCGTAACAATAAGTAACTTTGTTGGGGACGAAATATGGGAGGAACTTGAACAAACGGTTAGAAGCCTTGAAACCTCGCTTGGTTTTTCACTTGATATTACTGGTAGTACGGAATCGAATATGGAAATGAGCCAATCAGCGATAAGCCTATCCATGCTTGGCTGGGTTCATTTTGCTGAAAAAAGAATAGAAATTCCTTCTGAAGAGCTGGGAGTGGCTATCATTGGTGAGCCACTTGTTGGCAATGACGTTATTGATTATCCTGAAAAAATAGCCCCACTTGAATTGTTTGTAACTATAACAAAACAAAGATGGATTTATGATAGTTTACCTGTTGGCTCTAAGGGCATTCAACATCGAATCAAGGAGTTAAAGGAAAAGTATAAATGGGAAGATAGGGATTTCGTCATTCCTTTTGATGTAAATGCGTCTGGTGGTCCATCGACTAGTTTTATCATTACTTATGACCGGAAACATAAGGGAAATTTAATACGGATTGCGGATCGATATACAACTTTTTTTGATTGATTAAAATGTAGAAGATTATTTTTGAAGTTTATTCTTTATTCATTTCAATAAAAACATTTGTATCAGAGCCAGATTTAAGCTAGATTATAATATAGAAGTAATAAATTTATGGAGGTACATATATGAACGGTTTAATGAACGGAAAGAATATTGTTGTGATGGGTGTGGCGAATAATAGAAGTATCGCATGGGGAATTGCCAAGTCCTTACATAATGCAGGAGCGAACTTGATTTTCACAAATCGCCAAGAGCGTTCAAAAAAGAAGTTAGAAAAGCTACTAAATGAAAATGACATAAACGATTCCTTATTGGTATCATGTGATGTATCAGACGATGCGAGTATTGCTGCAGCATTCGAGGAGATTGGCGAGAAGGTTGGGGTAATTCACGGTGTTGTGCATTCTGTTGCGTTTGCAGATCGTGATGATTTAAATGGTGACTTTGTTGATACGTCACGTGACGGTTATTTACTGGCACAGGACATCAGCTCTTATTCGTTAGTAGCGGTTACCAGAGAGGCACGCAAGTTCATGACAGAGGGTGGAGGAATTGTTACTCAATCTTATCTAGGTGCGGAAAAAGTTGTGAAGAACTACAATGTGATGGGAGTAGCTAAAGCTGCTTTGGAAGCAAGTGTCCGTTATCTGGCTGAGGATGTTGGACCAGCTGGAATTCGTGTGAATGCGGTATCTGCAGGACCTGTAAGGACATTATCTGCAAAAGGTGTTTCTGGATTTAGTGATAAGTTATCTATAATCGAAGAGAAGGCACCATTACGTCGTCACATTGATCAGGATCAGGTTGGCGATGCGACATTATTTTTACTGAGCGAAATGGCTCGTGGAGTAACAGGAGAAGTTTTACACGTCGATTCAGGCTTCCACATTATTGCAGGATCCTAATAAAATGGAGAAGAAACAGTATGCAAAATTAATGCATACTGTTTTTTCTGTGTAAAAAGGCCTAGCAAGATTTTGTAGTTGAATTTAATTACAAACATTTGTTCGTATTTTTATGGTTAATATGACGTTTTTTGTGCTATAATAACAATTAGATAAGGTTCTTTTAGGTGGTCGGCTAGCCCTATTCGTTGAAAAAGGGGGTGAAGCCTTTGAGCATTTTCGAAGTGTTTATGATTATGTTTGCTTTTGGTACGTTTTTAACTGGGGTATTAACACTCGTTGAAAAAATGATCAATAAAAAATAGACCTCCCTATTAACCCTCATATAAGTTGATTGGGAGAGGTCTATTCAGATTGGATAGCTGATCCCCTGGGGGAACGCTTATCAATAGGCCACAGTTCCAGCTGTGGTCTAACTATTATATGCACATTTCTACCTATAGTATACCACAAACTCCTCAAATGAAAAACTAAATTTATTGATCCATATCAGTCAATTATCAGCAAATTGTCACAAAATGTTCACACATATGAAACTAAACGAAAATTGTGAGAAAAACACGATAAAATTTACAAATTTCGACATCTTAAGATTTGTTTCGACAAAATATCTCTATAAATTAAAGGATAATTCATTGATTCGACAAGCTTGAGACCCCTGTATCAACCTTGACAGCGTATGCGATAATAGGTATATAGTCTTGCTTTTATAAGTTATTGCTGGCATTTAAGAAGGCAGGGGAAAGTGATAGAGAACGTGAACGAAAAAATGTCGTTTTATGAGGTTGCTATAAATTTTGAAGAAATGATTTACTTTTACATTCGCGAGTTACAGATTAAGCAACCATATGACGACTATTTCCAAGAAGGATTGTTTGCTTTATGGGTGGCACATCAAACGTTTGATGCAGAGAAGGGAGACTTTTCAACTTACGCTAACCGTAAGATTAAAAACAGGATTTTGAATGTGAAAAAACGTGAGTCTTCACGTGCTTATAAGGATCTACTCGTTAGAGAGTCTTTATTGAAGCAAGGGGTGAATATTCCTATTCTGCCGGTTGAGGATCCATATTTATGGAAAGCGGTTCAATCCAAAATGACAGTTAATCAATGGAAGTGGATCTATCATTACATAATTTTAGATTAGCCGGTTTAGCAATTGACGAGATAGAAAAAACTTCAGTCGAAGCTGTGAAAACGAGGCAGACAATCCATTAGAAAATTGCT contains:
- a CDS encoding cob(I)yrinic acid a,c-diamide adenosyltransferase produces the protein MRLYTKTGDKGQTSVIGGRVDKDDIRVEAYGTVDEANSFVGKARSELTDSRFNEVQEELEKIQHELFDCGGDLANKKSNRPFKLQEESVEWLEQRMDEYIKLTPELERFILPGGSPAASTLHIARTITRRSERLVVSLQKQETIHPVCLMYLNRLSDYFFALARYVNMVQQTKDVEYIRSAKVFRSAKKKSEDKA
- a CDS encoding putative holin-like toxin produces the protein MSIFEVFMIMFAFGTFLTGVLTLVEKMINKK
- the fabI gene encoding enoyl-ACP reductase FabI, encoding MNGLMNGKNIVVMGVANNRSIAWGIAKSLHNAGANLIFTNRQERSKKKLEKLLNENDINDSLLVSCDVSDDASIAAAFEEIGEKVGVIHGVVHSVAFADRDDLNGDFVDTSRDGYLLAQDISSYSLVAVTREARKFMTEGGGIVTQSYLGAEKVVKNYNVMGVAKAALEASVRYLAEDVGPAGIRVNAVSAGPVRTLSAKGVSGFSDKLSIIEEKAPLRRHIDQDQVGDATLFLLSEMARGVTGEVLHVDSGFHIIAGS
- a CDS encoding sigma factor — encoded protein: MIENVNEKMSFYEVAINFEEMIYFYIRELQIKQPYDDYFQEGLFALWVAHQTFDAEKGDFSTYANRKIKNRILNVKKRESSRAYKDLLVRESLLKQGVNIPILPVEDPYLWKAVQSKMTVNQWKWIYHYIILD